TATCAACAACCTAAAAGATCAGAGAAAGCCAGAATTCATTTATTAGCTTCCAGCAAAGACCAAAAGAAAGAACCTAAATGAAATGGTCAGAACATATGACAGATACCTGCAAGAACTTGCGCCCAGGAAGGCATTTATCGAGTGCAAGAAATTTTGTCACTCGACCACCCTCTTCATGTTCAACAAGAGCGGTGAATTTGCAGTGCAAGTGAGCTGAAAACCAATACGATGGTCTGAGTTTTTCGAGCAGCAGGTTTGCTTCCAAGAGTTCCTTGCTGGATCTAGGAAATATGTGTCAACCAACAAGCAACCAGGAATGGTCAACAAGAAAACTGAAGACGCTTGATATGAACATTTTCATTCTATCACATATGTCCATTTCCACCAATTGAAATATAATTACCTCACCTTTGAAATGTTTTTTTGCAGCAAACAAGTTGTTGCCAGTTCCCATAATCAGTTATGCTGAGCAGCCAATCGTGTGAAAGGAAAATATCAATCGGTTTCTCTAGGTGCATGAGCTTGTGAACATCGTACTCCCGAACATGATACACATACCTGATAGTATTGTCATTATAAGGTGGCCTTTCATGGTGTCCTGCTCAAGGAAAAGCTAATTCATTTCAGTTTCAAAGCTTCGACTCTCCACCCTAAAtaagaataaatataaaatatctgaCACTCGCTTGCAGTAAATATACAATCACCATTAAAAGAACTCCAGAATAAACATAGAATAGACAAGTAAAAGAGCTTCATACCCAACCTAAACAATAATTACGCGCATTGTAAATTCCGGAAAGTCCATCGATACGGATATTGCCAAACTTCACAACCATAGCATACCCCAAGAAGTATATATTACTTGCTGCCCATCCCCCATAATACCTAAAGTTTACACATATCAATAGCAGAAGGTAAAATTCAAGGCCTTTTCATAAAAGAATCAGAATCCCCAAGATAGAACATATGAAGAAAAGGGGGTGACTTATAATTCCCATAAATAATTGGAAGCTTCATTATTTCCTCCGATAAAAATCGTGGGAACTGGGGCAACCTCCTGACCCGAATAGTATTTCCAGAATGACTTCATCTCCCTATATTTTGGGGCCACATTAAGGCTATCCATATCTTTTCCATTCCTGACAGCCTaagttgcaaaagaaaaaaaagttaagttCATATAAAAAATGGGTATTTGGAAAGTGACAAAATTTCGTATAAAAACAACAAATTGGAGAAAGTGAGAGTGTAAGAGAAAGAACCTGGAAATCACCATAACAAAGGAGGAGGTCAATTTTGATGTTGCGAGTGTTTTCGATGTATTTAATGGTGTCGTAGACCTTGTCGAGATCTCCATGCATGCACCCTTCCACTGCTATCTTCATCGTTTTGAATTGGACACAATACTGTGGTAGGGTTTGAGAAAAACTTAAAACCTTAGGTTTTTTTCTTAATGACTTTATCCTCTAAAGGTGAAAACAAAAAACCATGACAAAAACACACTGAAAATAGAAGTAAAAAGAAGCATATATCTGAAACTAAAACAATAATGAAAAGGGAGACGGCAGGATTAACACTAAAGAGCCATGGACGGATGGAAAGACAGGAGAACAGATACAGAAAGAAAATAtctgttaaattaaaaaaatggagaTGAATGAGACGAAATGAgacaatgttttcaaaaattccaataccaTAAGCGGtttcaacttttatttattatagatTTTGCGCCTGCAAAAGAGATAGAAAGGAATCCATGAATGTATACACACGGCAAGAAAGATACTAACAAAAAACAGTTATTTATGGACAGGAGGAGTACTACATAGTTGATAGAAACATATCTTCGCTATAAAATCTCATAAATAGGACTGAAAGATTTGTAAGAAAATGTCCTAAAATACAGAGGGAAACAAACAATCGAAAAAAAATAGAACACATACCAAGTGATAAACTATCAAAAAAAATGAGGACATCACAAGATTTAAAAAGACGAATATAAGCAGTGTTTCATAAGGCTGAACACCAAAACGAATAACAAAAACACaatgaaaaaactaaaaaagaagcATAAATCTGAAAACTAAAACAGAAATGAAAACTTGTTCTAAAGATGAAAACCACAATACCCACAGAAATAAGAGAAGATAAGCATAGGTCTCAAACTAAAAAAGACGTGAAAAGAAAAAGTTAGTCGAAGTCAAAATCATACCTGAAATTACAATCCGATGAAGAGTGGGATTTCAATATCCTGCTGTAGCAAGTGTGTTGTTTTGGCACGTGGTTAcacaaaagctaaaaaaaaaatcagGAAAAAAATGGAATGAGACCCAGATAGAATCTGCGTATTAAAGAAAGGGAGGaagagaatataaaataaaataaaataaacaaaagaaaaagaaagtaaaaatccCATCATTGACCTTCGAGTGATCCATTTTCCATTCACGGATTTCATACATGCGGATCAGCGTTTCAAAGGTCCATATAATTTATTCTAATTgttgaagaaaataaaacaaaattcattcaacTCTACACATCATCAGTAATGGGAAGATTATTATACCACAACAGTACCTTTGAAAAACTCAACACCAAAGTTTTCTGCAACAAAATTGAGGTCTCTCAAAACTGTGAACTTGTTCATCCTGTTGAGCCAACAGGCTTTTAGTGTAAAAACTAAGCTACACCAGGCAAGCCAAAAGTATCTGCAAGGAATATCAATGGGAGATTGATAGGCATATAACTTAAAGTCCGACACAAAACTAGAATACAAGAAAGTGACGCTGAAATAAAACTGACACTAGCATAAGGATACTTCTTTACTTTTCACTCGCTCTCCCAAAATGGAAAACCTAAGGCTTTGGTTGGTTGCAGAAATCTAAAAGAAAACAGCAAACGGGACCATGTTTCCAACAAAGcacattattattttcatttgacACTAGTATCCCTTGAATGCAAAAATGGAGATTAACCCATTAAGATAATAGGGTACCTAAAAAATGCCAGGCTACCTATTTTTCCTCCACAAGAACTTTCGTGCAATAAAATAGCGATGACAACTCTTCTTACTTTGCCAAACCAAAGCCCCGCCATCTTATTATACCAAATTTGTCAAGCAGGAAAATATACCTTCAAACAAGTGAAAAAACAAATTCTCAGACTAACAAAACAGAACTGTATGAATATTAGTTATGTTATTGATTAGGATATAAGAAACTTTTGATTACCCAGTTATAAGGTTCAGTATCTTAAGTTCCTTTCGGAAGTAACAATGATCACCAAATGAATAAACAATACGCCTCTGAAGAGCATCCTTCGCTCCATCTCTAGATTTCCTCATAAATCGAAGAAGCAGTCGTTTAACGGGATTCAAGCATAAGAGCCAAGAGTATATAAAAGATACATGATAacaacaaatatattatcatttagCAACACATAATAATTTCCAAACACGAGTATTTTAACAAATAacttatataaaacataaataaaaggacAACTACATTATTAATCATAGGCTGATCTGATGAGCTATAAGCTCAACTAGGACGGTCATAACTCATAAGTCATACCAGCATGGTTATCTTCTATTCTTGTTCGCCgttttatttgtttgttattattattgactACAGATGCATGTAACTATAACATCTTTCTAGCAACAGAAAACTGAGAATAGTTGATTCACCACACATGCCAAAAAGGAATGAAAAGTTAAATAGCAAAAATATAGAACCTCATTTAGCTGCAGGCTCTTGGACTCACTAAAGGCGTCATAAAAAGGCTTGCTCCAAGAATGGACCATAGCCTGACAAGGAAAAGGAGTTAAAatgcatcatcaacaacaataaCCAGAAacgagagaaaagaaaagttagcaACCAACAACATCTTTTGTTTCTcatgtttttgttgttttcatGATTGCAATTTAGTGCTAACCCCTCCATTGCCATGGAGTCACTTATATGCCTCTTATCACAATTTTAAATCAATGCACTATCTATTTAACATTCTCTTATCATGATAAAAATGGAAGATTTATAACATCAATAAGAAATAcataaatttaatccaaaacaaacatacaaaaaggAAACCATACCTGAGAGTTTGCTCTAAATGATAGACAGACTAAAGATGCTTCAGGGACAGCCAACTTGCTAGCATCAACGCCACTTGCATCAAAAACAATCGGCAGCTTTGATTTTCCACCATCAGAATATATAACATCCACGGCAGGAAACTTCCTTGCTGCAATTCCGGGAATTAGAATCTTATTTGCCAGTGCAatctgccaaaaaaaaaaaaaacccactaacaattaaaatgtttacagAAAGTAACATTAATTTTACTCAGAAATCAGTTGCAATTAAACTAATTTGAACAGATTTTCAAATGATATAgcctatatgtatataaaaagaaCAAATCAGTTAATACCTTACCACCGTGTTGTTTGAGCTCAgagatatcatcaaaatatcctCCATTCAATTCATCAGCACTGCcctaaatcaaattaaaacaattatttatattaaatttcatggaaacaatTTTGAAGAACCGAATTATTGCACACTTTAACAGCTTTCATGGTATCATGCCTCTCATATGCAATAATCAAATCTCCATCTCTAATGCAGCGATTGAAAGATATCTTCATTGAGGAATCAATAAGCAATATCCTTAAAAGACAGAAAACACATTCAATTGAATACACAGATGATGTTGGACTAAAATGCAATTTCTGTACCAAAATTTACTccccaaaacaaaaatatttaccACATATCCAAAGTTCCATTAAGAATAAACTATCACCTAGAATGCCAGGAAGACCCGAATTCATTAATATATACAAAAGAGGAAAACAGTAAGCCAAATTCATTAATATTTGAAGATTTGTTATGAAAGcagaagaaaagaggaagaaaaagaaaacaaaagagggaGATCGAGAGATAGAGAGAAATGGCAAATAAATGTAGGTAGATGTAGATTGAAGAGATACTTAACAAATGGGGGTAGATGTAGATGTCAGATTTGAGGAAAACAGTAAGCCGAAAGCCATCATTGCAACTTCCTACTTTTTCCACTGCCAATTCCACTTcctgatatgttaaaagaaacGGAGAAGGTAGGAATTAAATTCATGCAAACTAATACGATAAAAACCGAAGTCATTAACCAATGGATTAAAAAGGAAAGTGGACTCAATGTGTTAGTTCCTTCTCACAGTTAcatcttaattaattaatcacttcttctttttttgggtAACAATTAATCCCTtctttaaatcttttttttttttataaattaacaaACAACCAAAAAATTGTTGATAAAATGACACTTACAGTTTTGCACTGGCAGAATTAGGCTTTTGAACTCCAATCTCTGAAGTATTCATTGCTGCATACAAACCAAAATTTACAGgaaaatttcaactttttataAATCGCATAAAAACAATTCTAAGTTCtgaattaaattactattttataaaaaaaataccttCATTCATTCTCACATGCTTGTGATTCCAGTCAAATTTGATAGCAAAATGACGGAAACAGAAAGATCTTTTTCTAGTTCTGAAAATTATAGATGTCAGCTATTTCAATTATCGTTACTCAGACATAATGAACAACTGAGCTGAGCTTGGATCTTCTTTTTAGCCTTAACATAGGGAAATAAATGAAAACTGGAAAATGAAACACTAAatgattaataattaaacttttagGGAAATCAATGTTGtacataaaatttagaaaatattatcattattGATATATTTCCTTCAACTGTGGATTATATTCCTATTATTACACTGTAAAACAAGATAAAGAGTAACATATTTAAAAGTAGTTAGGAGATAAAATCTTTTAAATATCctgcaataaataaaaatatcctgTAACATATTTAAGTGGGAATATTTCCCACTTACAAGCTTTGGACTTTTAGAAGCCAAGGAAGGAAGTTTAAGCCATCTCAACTCTATAACCCACACCACACACTGTTAACCTTGTCCACCTTACACCCTGCCCTCTAGTTTCCTTGTAAGACCTAAAATTCCCCATTTCTGATGGCCTTTTTTTGTAAGGCTCAAGTTAGATAATGCAGTTTCATTAGAGATTTAGAGAGATGATAGCTCCTGCTTCCGATTCTCATTTAAACATTCAAGGCAAAAGAAAAGAGACAAAACATTGAAGGCAAAGAATTATACACAATCTTAATAAGGCTTGCTAGAGAAAAACAAATCAAATCATTGGAAAAGAAACCAAACTAGTGCAATGGAGGAAACCAAACCAGTGGAAAAATGAGAGGTAATGAACAATTGCCTGCAACTAAATACAAAATCTTACGATAGATTGGTGATCAAGTTATAATCTCTCTGTCCAATCAACTATCAACATTATGAAGGGGACCCTTAATTTAAATTGCATAAAACAGATGAAGATAGGTACAAAAGATGATCATGCTTTTCATTAGTTTTTAAGGAGAATTACTACCCAACATTAGCAAATAGAACCCAACTATCTGCTGGCCTCAAAATGTAGACAAAGAAAACCAGTAGAAAGTTACAATTACacacttaaatattaaatattcgaGATCCATTGTGCCAATtcgatattaaaaaaattgaaactttgAAATTAAAAATGAACGAAGCATACCAGATCAAATtagatttaaattaaatataaatatcacTGACTCACTGTACAAATACAATAAATATCTAATATTCCAATTAATACTGCAAGCAAGAAGAcaacaaatattataaaaacaaaaatgaaagcaTCAAgttatttaaaatcaaatattaagaATCACTATCGAAACATTAATTACAATACAtacaaaaacaaaacttttggGGTAGAATTCAACAAAACCACTTGAAAAATCACTATCCAAAACgctaattatataaataaataaataaataaacaaagtaGAATTCATCAAAACCACTTCATACTTCAACAACTCGAAACTGAATGCAGACTTTACCATTAGCCGGCTGCGCTGAATAAAACCCTAggagaaaaggaaaaaattgTAAAAGCAAAAAGCAGAAAATAAAAGGAGTGGATTTGGTTATATGAGCCACTTGCATGCCAAAAATGCTACTGAGTTATGGTTGAGTAGTAACGGGTTTGCTCTtacttgaaaaaagaaaaaggaatacaAATTTAATTTTGCTCTTACTTGAAAGAGATTGACGGGTGGTGACGGGTGGACCGATGGTGACTACCTGACTGGTGAACGATGATGGTTGTGGCCGGTGGGTGTTGGATTGGAGAAGGCAAAGTGTAATTATacaatattttcttatatttctACTTTAACAATATTTATAAGTTCTGATTGGCAACAATAGTGTAATTATACAGAAACCCAACGGGCgaagaagaaaataagaataTTGTTAAAGTAGAAATATAAGACGGAACTGGTTGAAGATGATAAGATACCTTATCACTGAAAATGCGAAAAAATCTGGTCCCATATATTTGTCGATTCCTAACAAAAGGTAAAAACACCATTTAGTAGGCACACAAACAACAtcagaaaaaaggaaaataagtctCAGGTCTTGGTTTTCAAGTGGGAATAACATCACTGACATTCAATGCATCTagggagctatcgatatcagagaGATAAGTTTTTGAAGGTGTTCATCCTTCAAGGCTTAACGGAATTCAttggaagaagctgcatgagAGAACATTGTAGATATAGTACTGTGAAGCGAATTAACCAGATTCAGCATCAAGACAGTTTGTCTAAAGGTTCTCTGGCTCTAACATCATATAGATAATGAAAACATTTTAATCATACAAGCTAGTTATCTGAAGCTGGAAGGCATTTAAGCTTCTACCATACAACTCAATCTGGTGTACAATGAGCCCCTGAGAATCAATTTACCTGATGTGGAAAAATGCTTCGGAACCTGACATAAAACTTCATGCAGACCAAATCTAGCTAAAAGCAATGCAATCGGCCTActataaaatgcaaaaaatattCTACCACAAGTCTACCACAATACCCTCGGAATATCCTTTTAACGCATTACAACCTTTGGATCATCTATAACCATCATCAATATATTGAGCTCTAAGATCTCTATGAGATTTCAGTATTTCTCCCATGGATAGATTGAATTCTTATCGAAAGCAAAAGATCTACTGGCAATTCCAATTTATGCAGTCATTTCCATGACTATATTTCCAAGTTAATCACAGATCTTACTGCTCAGTTAGTCATGAGGACAAAAAAAACTGTACCTTACACAAACCAGTTAGGCCATCCTTTGCTTTTGGAATAATTAAGATGTGCGTAGGAGCCCGGGGAGCTATGTCCCTAAAAGCTAAGACCTACAAACAAAAAATAGGCAAACAAACATAATGTTAGTGCAAATGAATGTCAAATAAACTTAAACCTAGCAGAAAAGAATTAACATATTAACCTAAAGAAACAGCAAGAAAATATTCGTGTGTACCTGCTCCCAAACAGATCAATAAAACTAGGTCATTCTAACATGCAACTGATGAGGTGAATGCATGATTCATACAGCAAACAATAACATAAATTAACATTCGCAAATAGAAATCAAACTAAGAGGTTAAA
The Gossypium hirsutum isolate 1008001.06 chromosome A07, Gossypium_hirsutum_v2.1, whole genome shotgun sequence genome window above contains:
- the LOC107930812 gene encoding lariat debranching enzyme — encoded protein: MYCVQFKTMKIAVEGCMHGDLDKVYDTIKYIENTRNIKIDLLLCYGDFQAVRNGKDMDSLNVAPKYREMKSFWKYYSGQEVAPVPTIFIGGNNEASNYLWELYYGGWAASNIYFLGYAMVVKFGNIRIDGLSGIYNARNYCLGHHERPPYNDNTIRYVYHVREYDVHKLMHLEKPIDIFLSHDWLLSITDYGNWQQLVCCKKTFQRSSKELLEANLLLEKLRPSYWFSAHLHCKFTALVEHEEGGRVTKFLALDKCLPGRKFLQVGEQSSTCKIVVNGLRAGWKTEEPNLVNFLKQLHLTNPLILTFSGSPRNPQIVSFLELLDLPYVLDNASDSRDTPSLPQKDDYSEDIPNEDEDDLEDDAEWNNENRSS